CACGTGGTAAATTAGATGCTACTGTTTTAGAAAAACGTGCAGCTTTATTACGTAACGACTCTGTACATGGTGATTTTTCTGGTACTGTAACTACAGATATCAAAAACGAAGCTTTAATTATTAATGGGACAACTGTAAAGATAATTAATGCTAACCAACCAGAAGACATCGATTATACCAAATATGGGATTAACAATGCACTAATCATTGACAATACAGGTGTATTTAGAGATAAAGAAGCATTAACAAGATTAAAAAATTCTCCAGGTGCTGATAAAGTATTATTAACTGCTCCAGGAAAAGGGATTCCAAATATTGTTTATGGTGTTAACCATCTAGAAAATGATCCTGATAAGATAGACATCTTCTCTGCTGCCTCTTGTACAACAAATGCGATTACTCCTGTTTTAAAAGCAATGGAAGACACCTATGGTGTAAAAAGCGGACACTTAGAAACGATACATGCTTACACAAACGATCAAAACTTAGTAGACAACTTCCACAGTAAATACCGTCGTGGTCGTGCTGCTGGTTTAAACATGGTAATAACAGAAACTGGAGCTGGTCAAGCGGTTTCAAAAGCATTACCAAGCTTTGAAGGTAAGTTAACCTCTAACGCCATTCGCGTACCTGTACCAAATGGGTCTTTAGCCATTTTAAATTTAGAACTAAGCTCTAAAGCTAGTATTGATAGTATTAATGCAACATTAAAAAAATATGCATTAGAAGGTGACTTAGTTGAACAAATTAAATACGAAATGAGTGACGAGCTAGTGTCTACAGACATAATAGGTAGCTCTGCACCTTCTATTTACGACAGCAAAGCAACCATTGTTAGAAAAGATGGAAAAAATGCAATACTATATGTATGGTATGATAATGAGTATGGTTACAGCCACCAAGTAATTAGATTAGCTAAGCATATTGCTAAAGTAAGACGTTTTACATACTACTAACATCCAAATTTTAATTACAAACGTATATATAAAAGCCTCGCAATTGTGAGGCTTTTTGTTATATTTAAGCCTTATAGCAAACCTTTTTTTTATATTTTCGCAAAGACGAAAGACAACAAACACAATACAATGCGTAAAACAAATTTTCTATTAGCAGCTTTTTTCCTATTACTTTTTACTTTTACTGCTACTGCACAAACTGAAACCGAAGAAGAAGATGACAAACTATCATTAGATTCGGGAACTTTAGAAAACCAATTTGAATATCTAACAAAAAGATCAAACAACTGGAGAGATGCACGTGGACAGTCTTATGAAGTTGTTAGAAACGAATGGATTGAAAAAATTAAATCGCACACTTTAGATTCGCTAAAAGCACTAAAAAAAGAATTATTAGACACTCAAAACAAAGTAGCTTCTCAAAGTCAAGAAGTAACGCAATTAAAAAGTAGCTTAAGCAATACAAAAACCAACTTAGAAGAAACAAACCAAGAAAAAGACAGCATGTCTCTATTTGGATTACAAATGAGTAAAGTTGGATACAACACATTATTATGGTCAATCATTGCAGGATTACTAGCCTTTCTATTTTTCTTTATCTATAAATTTAAAAACAGTAATGCTGTAACTAAAGAAGCTAAATTAAGATTAGAAGAAACCGAAGA
The genomic region above belongs to Olleya sp. Hel_I_94 and contains:
- a CDS encoding tRNA (guanine-N1)-methyltransferase is translated as MRKTNFLLAAFFLLLFTFTATAQTETEEEDDKLSLDSGTLENQFEYLTKRSNNWRDARGQSYEVVRNEWIEKIKSHTLDSLKALKKELLDTQNKVASQSQEVTQLKSSLSNTKTNLEETNQEKDSMSLFGLQMSKVGYNTLLWSIIAGLLAFLFFFIYKFKNSNAVTKEAKLRLEETEEEFEEHRRNALEREQKVRRQLQDELNKNRNS
- a CDS encoding glyceraldehyde-3-phosphate dehydrogenase, with the protein product MSINETYENELAFQADRRRATVEFIKIVSDLWYDKSIELVIFRNQLIDRNVSEILNLHEYAGEFVQKPISIFDSVEIAQAIKTLDVPPAKLDIGKLTYEYHLEEKKYSNALAFVSNKLKGASKTKDITPKDVVLYGFGRIGRLVARELMTRTGKGSQLRLRAIVTRGKLDATVLEKRAALLRNDSVHGDFSGTVTTDIKNEALIINGTTVKIINANQPEDIDYTKYGINNALIIDNTGVFRDKEALTRLKNSPGADKVLLTAPGKGIPNIVYGVNHLENDPDKIDIFSAASCTTNAITPVLKAMEDTYGVKSGHLETIHAYTNDQNLVDNFHSKYRRGRAAGLNMVITETGAGQAVSKALPSFEGKLTSNAIRVPVPNGSLAILNLELSSKASIDSINATLKKYALEGDLVEQIKYEMSDELVSTDIIGSSAPSIYDSKATIVRKDGKNAILYVWYDNEYGYSHQVIRLAKHIAKVRRFTYY